One genomic window of Polyangium aurulentum includes the following:
- a CDS encoding sulfate/molybdate ABC transporter ATP-binding protein translates to MSILVRGLAKSFGRERVVDDVSFEAGAGELVALLGPSGGGKSTVLRMIAGLEAPDAGRVYLRGEDATDVRVQERGIGFVFQSYALFRHLTVHDNVAFGLELRKRPRAEVDRAVGDLLAMVKLDGLGGRYPHELSGGQRQRVALARALAPAPSVLLLDEPFGALDAKVRLELREWLRRLHEKRSITTVFVTHDQDEALGLADRVIVMNRGRVEQSGTPDEIYDRPATEFVASFVGSNNVLRGEVRGGRTDLGTLAVEAPPGAGDGASVRAFVRPHDIELVGMEKHVQGGGAQEVASARVERILRVGWMVRIELRLDDEQPLAVELTKDRVAELGLVEGDRVFVNLRETKLFVQDFAI, encoded by the coding sequence ATGAGCATCTTGGTGCGAGGGCTCGCGAAGAGCTTCGGTCGCGAGCGCGTGGTCGACGACGTGTCGTTCGAGGCCGGCGCAGGCGAGCTCGTGGCGCTGCTCGGGCCGAGCGGGGGCGGCAAGAGCACGGTGCTGCGCATGATCGCGGGCCTCGAGGCGCCGGACGCGGGGCGCGTGTACCTGCGCGGCGAGGACGCCACCGACGTGCGGGTGCAGGAGCGCGGCATCGGCTTCGTGTTCCAGAGCTACGCGCTCTTCCGGCACCTCACGGTGCACGACAACGTCGCGTTCGGCCTCGAGCTGCGGAAGCGCCCGCGGGCCGAGGTGGACCGCGCCGTCGGCGATCTGCTCGCGATGGTGAAGCTCGACGGGCTCGGCGGGAGATATCCGCACGAGCTATCGGGCGGGCAGCGCCAGCGCGTGGCCCTCGCGCGCGCCCTCGCCCCTGCGCCGAGCGTGCTGCTCCTCGACGAGCCCTTCGGCGCGCTCGACGCGAAGGTGCGCCTCGAGCTGCGCGAGTGGCTGCGGCGGCTGCACGAGAAGCGCTCGATCACGACCGTGTTCGTCACGCACGACCAGGACGAGGCGCTCGGCCTCGCCGATCGCGTGATCGTGATGAACCGCGGCCGCGTCGAGCAGAGCGGGACGCCGGACGAGATCTACGATCGCCCTGCGACGGAGTTCGTCGCGAGCTTCGTTGGCTCGAACAACGTGCTGCGAGGCGAGGTGCGGGGCGGCAGGACCGATCTCGGAACGCTCGCCGTGGAGGCGCCTCCGGGCGCGGGCGACGGCGCGAGCGTGCGCGCGTTCGTGCGGCCTCACGACATCGAGCTGGTGGGCATGGAGAAGCACGTGCAAGGGGGCGGCGCGCAGGAGGTGGCCTCGGCGCGCGTCGAGCGGATCCTGCGCGTGGGCTGGATGGTGCGGATCGAGCTGCGTCTGGACGACGAGCAGCCGCTCGCCGTGGAGCTGACCAAGGATCGCGTCGCCGAGCTGGGCCTCGTCGAGGGCGACCGGGTGTTCGTGAACCTGCGCGAGACCAAGCTCTTCGTGCAGGACTTCGCGATCTAA
- a CDS encoding sulfate ABC transporter permease subunit has protein sequence MARRRGAWRRALIAIAVLYVGALLVLPVATLLRGAFGDGLGPFFAALARPDVLSALVMTAKLTALSAAVNGVFGTAIALVLVRDRFAGKRLLNALVDMPFSLSPVVVGLVLLALFGKDGLLRPLTDALGLRVAFAWPAMAIATAFVSLPFVVREVGPVLEEMGTEQESAAYTLGASPWRTFLRVTLPGIRWGLTYGLTLTVARSIGEFGAVLIVSGGVAGSTETATTFVYRALEDRDEGAAHAVAVVLALGSIALLLAMDALKRRRTVKEHGGGEA, from the coding sequence ATGGCTAGGCGACGCGGGGCGTGGCGCAGAGCGCTCATCGCGATCGCGGTGCTCTACGTGGGCGCGCTGCTCGTGTTGCCCGTAGCGACGCTCCTTCGTGGCGCGTTCGGCGACGGGCTCGGTCCGTTCTTCGCGGCGCTCGCGCGGCCCGACGTGCTCTCCGCGCTCGTGATGACGGCCAAGCTCACGGCCCTCTCCGCCGCGGTGAACGGCGTCTTCGGCACGGCGATCGCGCTCGTTCTCGTGCGTGACAGGTTCGCGGGCAAGCGCCTGCTCAACGCGCTCGTGGACATGCCGTTCTCGCTCTCGCCGGTGGTGGTGGGCCTCGTGCTGCTCGCGCTCTTCGGCAAGGACGGGCTCTTGCGTCCGCTCACGGATGCGCTCGGCTTGCGGGTGGCGTTCGCGTGGCCGGCGATGGCGATCGCGACCGCGTTCGTGTCGCTCCCCTTCGTGGTGCGCGAGGTCGGGCCGGTGCTCGAGGAGATGGGGACCGAGCAGGAGTCCGCGGCCTACACGCTCGGCGCTTCGCCCTGGCGCACGTTCCTCCGCGTGACCTTGCCGGGCATCCGCTGGGGGCTGACGTACGGGCTGACGCTCACGGTGGCGCGATCCATCGGCGAGTTCGGTGCGGTGCTGATCGTGTCGGGCGGCGTCGCGGGGAGCACGGAGACGGCGACGACGTTCGTTTATCGAGCGCTCGAGGACAGAGACGAGGGGGCGGCGCACGCGGTGGCGGTGGTGCTGGCGCTCGGCTCGATCGCGCTCCTGCTCGCGATGGACGCGCTCAAGCGCAGGCGAACGGTGAAAGAGCACGGCGGAGGCGAGGCATGA